Part of the Engystomops pustulosus chromosome 4, aEngPut4.maternal, whole genome shotgun sequence genome is shown below.
ATAACTTTTCCAAACttcaatgtacagagctctgtaaggtcttgttttttgtgggaggaGGTGACCTTTTCATTGTTAGCATTTTGGGGGCTGTgggaccttgtgatcactttttataaaaaattttgttttgttGTGAAAGCGCCAATTCGGACATTTGGAAACCATTTTCCATTACGAGTTCACTGCCCGGAAtaagcatttttatattttgatagatcgagacTTTAGGGACCtgtcgatacctaacatgttgaggatttttttttgtctattgagGTTTTTATCTCTCTAGGATAAAGTTCTGGACTTACAGTATTGCAGTACACAGTGGATTCTCTAGTCATCCGTGGCCCCCGGCACCGTTACAGATCAGCAGAAATTACAGGCCCTGGGGTCATGGGTGTTAGTGGATGGTGTTtgttgcattatgcagcaaacaccatcATGTATGAGGAGGGCTCGGCTCGTGAACCTCTTCATACAGTCTTTACAGGGATGTGTCGTGACGGTACGTTCCATGTCCTTAAGTCATGATGGTTTCTTCTCCAGTCATATAGGATTACACATAATTCGCTCGATGGTCCTTTTTATCTCCTGGTTCCTCAGAGTGTAGACAAGTGGATTTAACATTGGGGTCACCACTGCAAAGAAGACTGAGGCCACCTTGTTGTTGCTCGTAAATGTACTAGGCAGAGGAACTAAGTAGTTGAAGAAAAGGGTTGTATAAAAGACTGAGGCGCACATGAGGTGTGAGGAGCACGTGCTGAAGGCCTTCTTGTGGGCCTCAGGAGAGGTCATgcgtaacacagaagacaggatgAGTATGTATGAGAATAAGATGGTCAGGAATGGTATGATAGTACCTACACCCACAATATACACCGTGATCATGTTACAGTAGATGTTATCAGAGCAGGACAGTTTGAGGAGTTGTGGGACATCACAGAAGAAGTGGTCTATGAGGTTGGATCCACAAAACTGGAGAGTAAATGTACAGCTGGTCTGCACCGAGGACTGTAAGAAGCCAACAAAGAAAACCAGAAAAACCAGAAGGAAGCATTTCTTTGTGGTCATTATAGTCATGTAATGGAGCGGGTGGCAGATGGCGACATAGCGGTCATAGGACATGGAAGACAGAAGGAAATTTTCACTTCCTCCCAAAGCAGCGTAGAAGAAGAACTGGAGAGCACAGCCATTGAACGAGATGACCTTCTCCACAGAGAAAAGATCACAAATCAGTTTTGGAGTAATGATGGAAGAATAGAAGACGTCTATCAGAGCGAGGATCCCCAAAAAGTAATACATGGGTGAATGAAGCCTGGAGGTGTCATAGATCAGAGCTATGATCCCAATGTTACCGATCAGAGCCATAGCATAGACAAGCGAGAAGAAGACAAAAAGAAGAGGAATGACCTTCTCATTGTCCGTCAGTCCAGAGAAGACAAACATGGTCACTGGTGTCCCATTCCCAAGGTCCATGGAGTCTCAAGATAAGAGTAACAAGTCACAagtacaggtgatgggggtaaGGCTATGAGGGCCACAAGTACAGGGGATGGGTGTAAGGCTATGAGGGCCACAAGTACAGGGGATGGGTGTAAGGCTATGAGGGC
Proteins encoded:
- the LOC140128816 gene encoding olfactory receptor 5B12-like, which encodes MDLGNGTPVTMFVFSGLTDNEKVIPLLFVFFSLVYAMALIGNIGIIALIYDTSRLHSPMYYFLGILALIDVFYSSIITPKLICDLFSVEKVISFNGCALQFFFYAALGGSENFLLSSMSYDRYVAICHPLHYMTIMTTKKCFLLVFLVFFVGFLQSSVQTSCTFTLQFCGSNLIDHFFCDVPQLLKLSCSDNIYCNMITVYIVGVGTIIPFLTILFSYILILSSVLRMTSPEAHKKAFSTCSSHLMCASVFYTTLFFNYLVPLPSTFTSNNKVASVFFAVVTPMLNPLVYTLRNQEIKRTIERIMCNPI